One genomic window of Polyangiaceae bacterium includes the following:
- a CDS encoding sulfatase-like hydrolase/transferase, with translation MANQRPASAAPRPRPARSPRGARFLAVLDVTATGIGAAWLVLALELCAVTLLGQRRFASVWEIQFGSLWLAPTALGLAGACGVAGAGLGSLLRRDSLAARRLFASLIGLGATAAAWSVGGGRHLAEPVKRFGFAAVVGLVGGLAVLWIAARAARLARTRPWVLRGLGWLVVVACEVVNASVLVRLYPGFHASLAITALLLAAATAVASRAESASATPRKYRLLGYFGVWVMSLALATLSAQRLSTFDNYRMVLLDRAPLLGQAVLVAGRLAPPPPISADCDGADCWRQLKSEGLSREARGASSLDWRGHDVLLISIDALRADHVGAYGYERTTTQHIDALATGDRDHRGVVFNWAYCPTPHTSYSVTSLMTGKYMRPLLLQGAGADSDTWAGILRTYGFRTAAFYPPAVFFIDGDRFQPFMQSQLGFEYAKQEFLEGEGRVKQVTSYLDGQQEDQRLFVWVHLFGPHEPYEAHPGLGFGDRDIDRYDSEIAAADRTVGQLVEAMRKRRPGSIVIVTSDHGEEFGDHGGRYHGSSVYEEQVRVPLVVSIPEQRGSETAASPPKTSTRVNEVVQTIDLLPTVLGALDVPIPPRVRGRDLSPVIAAARKAPAKDSRPAGGFALVETDAQSLLAEGSQRLICERRLGACQLFDLNGDPQEKRPVDDPTRREALQKRLKQLGASHGRFEQSGRRAEGKGWPAAILRGMSGDGDAAPEIAALLDDADVEIRRKAAEILFELGRAESASSLELAVRRDEDERVKRWSALALTRLGRGAPLTFELVKGDDSEWRRLAALALAESGDKRGEAILIAWWKDEEARDFTRSQQILAALGHLRSEDAVWPFVQSLDDVRLRPYIARALAQIGEDVARVPLAKALSKERYQSARVALTESLVELGATAELVEPLKHFLGVPDPLAGGVGFAREAKILDRLGGPDGRHLAKLEKQAGLGVQLLLVVPKGGNGKGVRALVRAQSEAGGKVYIGPEQVVLKYDRHGVPRSPKDLPRINYDQATVLEVPASTAPVEVWSQLGDAVGAKPGKPVNVVVFAERGVSLLGLALVPLSDELPPPPPKPWKPGQKEE, from the coding sequence ATGGCGAACCAAAGACCAGCGAGCGCGGCGCCGCGGCCGCGCCCCGCGCGGAGCCCGCGTGGGGCGCGTTTCCTCGCGGTTTTAGATGTCACCGCCACTGGGATCGGCGCCGCGTGGCTGGTGCTCGCGCTCGAACTCTGTGCCGTCACGCTGCTCGGTCAGCGGCGCTTCGCCAGCGTGTGGGAGATCCAGTTTGGTTCTCTGTGGCTGGCGCCAACGGCGCTGGGTCTGGCGGGGGCTTGCGGGGTCGCGGGCGCGGGTCTGGGCAGTCTGCTGAGGCGGGATTCGCTGGCCGCTCGCCGCCTCTTCGCGTCGCTGATCGGACTAGGTGCAACCGCGGCGGCGTGGTCCGTGGGCGGTGGCCGACACCTGGCTGAGCCGGTCAAACGCTTCGGCTTCGCGGCCGTGGTTGGGCTCGTCGGCGGGCTCGCGGTGCTGTGGATTGCGGCCCGCGCGGCACGCCTCGCGCGCACGCGCCCTTGGGTTTTGCGCGGCCTCGGTTGGCTGGTGGTTGTCGCATGCGAGGTGGTCAACGCGAGCGTCCTGGTGCGCCTGTACCCAGGTTTTCACGCTAGCCTGGCGATCACCGCGCTGCTTCTCGCCGCTGCAACCGCGGTGGCGAGCCGGGCTGAAAGCGCTTCTGCGACTCCAAGAAAGTACCGACTTCTGGGCTATTTCGGCGTTTGGGTGATGAGCCTCGCCCTGGCAACGCTCTCGGCCCAGCGCCTGTCGACGTTCGACAACTATCGCATGGTGCTGCTCGACCGTGCGCCACTGCTTGGGCAGGCGGTGCTGGTCGCCGGCCGCCTGGCTCCGCCGCCGCCCATCAGCGCGGACTGCGACGGTGCCGATTGCTGGCGTCAGCTGAAGAGCGAAGGCCTGAGCCGTGAGGCGCGTGGCGCTTCAAGCCTCGACTGGCGCGGTCACGACGTGCTCCTGATCAGCATCGACGCGCTGCGCGCCGATCACGTCGGCGCGTACGGCTACGAGCGCACAACGACCCAACACATCGACGCGCTCGCGACTGGAGATCGCGACCACAGGGGCGTCGTCTTCAACTGGGCCTATTGCCCAACTCCCCACACGTCGTACTCCGTGACGAGCTTGATGACGGGCAAGTACATGCGCCCGCTCTTGCTTCAGGGCGCTGGCGCTGACTCCGACACCTGGGCTGGGATCCTGCGTACCTACGGTTTCCGTACGGCAGCATTCTATCCCCCCGCGGTGTTCTTCATCGACGGTGATCGCTTCCAGCCTTTCATGCAGTCGCAGCTCGGTTTCGAATACGCGAAGCAAGAGTTCTTGGAGGGAGAGGGGCGCGTCAAGCAGGTCACGAGCTACCTCGATGGTCAGCAGGAAGATCAGCGACTGTTCGTTTGGGTGCACTTGTTTGGCCCTCACGAGCCCTACGAGGCGCACCCTGGGCTGGGCTTTGGTGATCGCGATATCGATCGCTATGACTCGGAGATCGCTGCGGCGGATCGCACCGTCGGGCAGCTGGTTGAAGCGATGCGCAAGCGTCGCCCCGGCAGCATCGTGATCGTCACCTCCGATCACGGTGAAGAGTTCGGCGACCACGGCGGTCGCTACCACGGCAGCAGCGTCTACGAGGAGCAGGTGAGGGTGCCGCTCGTGGTCTCGATCCCGGAGCAGCGCGGGAGTGAAACGGCAGCCTCCCCCCCAAAAACCAGCACCCGAGTGAATGAAGTGGTGCAGACAATCGACCTCCTGCCGACAGTGCTTGGGGCACTGGACGTGCCGATCCCACCGCGGGTGCGCGGGCGTGATCTAAGCCCAGTGATCGCTGCGGCGCGCAAGGCGCCGGCGAAGGATTCGCGACCCGCAGGCGGCTTCGCGCTCGTGGAGACGGACGCCCAGAGCTTGCTTGCCGAAGGTAGTCAGCGGTTGATTTGCGAGCGCCGCCTTGGGGCGTGCCAGCTGTTCGACCTGAATGGCGACCCCCAAGAGAAGCGCCCGGTGGACGACCCAACTCGGCGAGAGGCGTTGCAAAAGCGCCTTAAGCAGCTGGGGGCAAGCCACGGGCGCTTCGAACAGAGCGGACGGCGAGCTGAAGGCAAGGGTTGGCCCGCAGCAATTCTGCGCGGAATGAGCGGAGACGGCGACGCGGCGCCGGAGATCGCGGCGCTGCTCGACGACGCGGACGTGGAGATCCGGCGAAAGGCAGCTGAAATCCTGTTCGAACTCGGTCGAGCGGAGAGCGCAAGCAGCCTCGAGCTAGCCGTGCGCAGGGATGAAGACGAGAGGGTCAAGCGTTGGTCCGCGCTGGCCTTGACGCGTCTCGGGCGTGGCGCTCCACTGACCTTCGAGCTGGTCAAAGGGGACGACTCCGAGTGGCGTCGCTTGGCCGCTTTGGCGCTGGCAGAGTCCGGAGACAAACGGGGCGAAGCGATCTTGATTGCCTGGTGGAAAGACGAAGAAGCGCGTGATTTTACGCGTTCTCAGCAAATCTTGGCGGCTCTAGGCCACTTGCGCTCGGAGGACGCCGTCTGGCCCTTCGTGCAATCCCTGGACGACGTGCGCCTGCGCCCCTACATCGCGCGCGCGCTGGCACAGATCGGCGAAGACGTGGCGCGCGTGCCCCTCGCAAAGGCGCTCTCCAAGGAGCGCTATCAGAGCGCGCGGGTGGCGCTCACCGAGTCTTTGGTGGAGCTTGGAGCGACCGCGGAACTGGTCGAGCCCCTCAAGCATTTCCTCGGGGTACCAGATCCCTTGGCTGGTGGCGTCGGGTTTGCCCGCGAAGCGAAGATCTTGGACCGCCTGGGTGGCCCCGATGGTCGACACCTCGCGAAGCTCGAGAAGCAGGCTGGGCTCGGGGTTCAGCTGCTCCTGGTCGTGCCCAAAGGTGGCAACGGCAAGGGCGTCCGGGCGCTCGTTCGGGCACAGAGCGAGGCGGGAGGTAAAGTGTATATCGGGCCCGAACAGGTAGTGCTCAAGTACGACCGTCACGGCGTGCCGCGCAGCCCGAAGGACCTGCCGCGGATCAACTACGACCAGGCGACGGTGCTCGAGGTCCCTGCGAGCACTGCTCCCGTGGAGGTCTGGTCTCAGCTCGGCGACGCCGTCGGGGCCAAACCGGGCAAGCCCGTGAACGTCGTCGTGTTTGCGGAGCGCGGGGTCAGCCTGCTTGGCCTGGCGCTGGTCCCGCTCAGCGACGAGCTGCCGCCTCCGCCCCCCAAGCCCTGGAAACCTGGTCAAAAAGAAGAATAG
- a CDS encoding tetratricopeptide repeat protein — protein sequence MAEQKKKSSRRAQRRAREEQELKSSKAKKRAEVEAEEEDTEDADSEDEADDESEDDAESDEEEAEETSDDGEEDSEEEEEDIRKIRDRNKRLRAKAAAKRRQRRRQEAAQAVGLDAGEMVDDVLARSSAKAGRFIKNNFKVLQWVIIVGLVGTVGWYVYSYVHKQEEAKATDALMKGIRAENGSTEDQQQLPEEMGVQTFKDHQARLKAAEEAYREALKDAAEPAGQALAHLGLAGVLFDQAKYEDAKAEYESVLGSALSGVDLDVQARATEGAALSVEAKGDKKAALELYKKLEGIEGYKPLGQYHQARLALEAGDKEGAKKLLLEVNEKLRDDKFARQGYVYGMSLQMLAALDPQAAEEAQKKIVESPEEQLKKLQEMEERLKNLQGPAGDILKKLGIGPDGKPLKPAPSGTPAPAPAPSGGE from the coding sequence GTGGCAGAGCAGAAGAAGAAGTCGTCCCGCCGCGCTCAGCGCCGCGCCCGTGAAGAACAAGAGCTGAAGAGCTCGAAGGCGAAGAAGCGCGCCGAGGTCGAGGCGGAAGAAGAGGACACCGAGGACGCAGACTCGGAAGACGAAGCCGACGACGAATCGGAGGACGACGCCGAGTCCGACGAGGAGGAGGCGGAGGAAACCTCGGACGACGGCGAAGAAGACTCCGAAGAAGAGGAAGAGGACATTCGCAAGATCCGCGACCGCAACAAGCGGTTGCGAGCGAAGGCCGCCGCCAAGCGCCGTCAGCGTCGCCGTCAAGAAGCCGCGCAGGCCGTGGGCCTCGACGCCGGTGAGATGGTCGACGACGTGTTGGCGCGCTCGAGCGCCAAAGCCGGTCGCTTCATCAAGAACAACTTCAAGGTGCTGCAGTGGGTCATCATCGTGGGCCTCGTTGGCACCGTCGGTTGGTACGTCTACAGCTACGTCCACAAGCAAGAGGAAGCCAAGGCGACGGATGCCCTGATGAAGGGTATCCGCGCGGAAAATGGCTCCACCGAAGACCAGCAGCAGCTGCCTGAAGAGATGGGCGTGCAAACCTTCAAAGACCATCAGGCGCGCTTGAAAGCCGCTGAAGAAGCCTATCGCGAGGCACTGAAGGACGCGGCGGAACCCGCCGGGCAAGCGCTCGCCCACCTCGGCCTGGCTGGCGTGCTCTTTGACCAAGCCAAATACGAGGACGCAAAGGCGGAGTACGAGAGCGTGCTCGGCTCGGCGCTCTCCGGCGTGGACCTCGACGTGCAGGCTCGCGCGACGGAAGGCGCGGCGCTCTCGGTTGAAGCCAAGGGCGACAAGAAGGCCGCTCTCGAGCTGTACAAGAAGCTCGAAGGCATCGAAGGCTACAAGCCCCTCGGTCAGTACCACCAGGCTCGTCTGGCGCTTGAAGCGGGGGACAAGGAAGGCGCCAAGAAGCTGCTGCTCGAGGTGAACGAGAAGCTGCGCGACGACAAGTTCGCCCGCCAGGGCTACGTCTACGGCATGAGCTTGCAGATGCTTGCGGCTCTCGACCCCCAGGCGGCCGAAGAGGCGCAGAAGAAGATCGTCGAGAGCCCGGAAGAGCAGCTGAAGAAGCTTCAAGAGATGGAGGAGCGCCTGAAGAACCTGCAGGGCCCAGCAGGAGACATCCTGAAGAAGCTTGGCATCGGTCCTGACGGCAAGCCGCTCAAGCCAGCTCCGAGCGGTACACCCGCTCCCGCTCCCGCTCCTAGCGGAGGCGAGTGA
- a CDS encoding PQQ-binding-like beta-propeller repeat protein, producing MLFSVGLPACEAVRTGANPEVPNWAHRPSWAIEVEYRRTLLAESRKVGEPYERGQPEIDVAGRRVFVGSSDHGLYALNAVNGDTLWRFETLGPVQCEPLYDPEEDVVYFGSNDGALYRVRARDGKLLWRFMSNAEINKRPVLYNGLLYVVNANDTLLAIEPSSGKVRWGQHRAPALGMEVAGHSGVLVWQGLAYLAYSDGNVIAYDAKTGEERWQPVDLSAEAEQLLGDVPQYLDVDTTPEALVLPDGPAIGVGSYEGGVYALDAETGNQLWSNPAIAGVTDLMHWQEPGHPDPQGGPAIEARDLLIASTGTSGLWALEPATGETVWHRDLPDGGVSRPVPIAGALLFSTSQRGLYLVSPLNGGVIDGIHTGMGLSMAPAAHGNRAFVLTNEGKFLALHVSAPGR from the coding sequence CTGCTCTTCAGCGTCGGCCTTCCGGCGTGCGAGGCGGTGCGAACCGGCGCCAACCCCGAAGTGCCCAACTGGGCCCATCGCCCAAGCTGGGCGATCGAAGTGGAGTACCGGCGCACGCTGCTGGCGGAGAGCCGCAAGGTGGGCGAGCCGTACGAACGGGGTCAGCCGGAGATCGACGTTGCGGGGCGACGGGTGTTCGTCGGCTCGAGCGATCACGGGCTCTACGCACTGAACGCCGTGAACGGCGACACGCTCTGGCGCTTCGAGACGCTGGGGCCTGTGCAGTGCGAGCCGCTCTACGATCCAGAGGAAGATGTCGTCTACTTCGGCAGCAACGACGGCGCGCTGTACCGCGTTCGGGCGCGTGACGGGAAGCTCCTGTGGCGCTTCATGTCGAACGCCGAGATCAACAAGCGGCCGGTGCTCTACAACGGCTTGCTGTACGTCGTGAACGCCAACGACACGTTACTCGCCATCGAGCCGAGCTCAGGCAAGGTGCGCTGGGGACAGCACCGCGCGCCCGCACTCGGGATGGAAGTGGCGGGGCACTCCGGAGTGCTCGTGTGGCAAGGCCTGGCGTATCTCGCGTACAGCGACGGCAACGTCATCGCGTATGACGCGAAGACGGGCGAGGAGCGCTGGCAGCCCGTCGACCTCTCGGCGGAGGCCGAGCAGCTGCTTGGAGACGTACCCCAGTACCTCGACGTGGACACCACGCCGGAGGCGCTGGTGCTGCCCGACGGTCCGGCGATTGGGGTCGGAAGCTACGAAGGCGGCGTGTACGCGCTAGACGCCGAGACGGGCAACCAGCTGTGGTCCAACCCGGCGATTGCTGGCGTTACGGATCTCATGCACTGGCAAGAGCCGGGGCACCCGGATCCTCAAGGCGGCCCAGCCATCGAGGCGCGCGATCTGCTGATCGCTTCGACCGGAACCAGTGGTCTGTGGGCGCTCGAGCCCGCGACCGGCGAAACGGTGTGGCATCGAGATTTGCCGGACGGCGGTGTTTCGCGCCCGGTGCCGATTGCCGGTGCGCTGCTGTTCTCGACGTCTCAGCGCGGGCTCTACCTGGTTTCGCCTTTGAATGGGGGCGTCATCGATGGGATCCACACGGGCATGGGACTCTCGATGGCTCCTGCCGCGCACGGTAACCGTGCGTTTGTGCTGACCAACGAGGGGAAGTTCCTAGCGCTGCACGTCAGTGCTCCGGGCCGCTGA
- a CDS encoding glycosyltransferase family 39 protein, which produces MSFPPDARRTHLVGWLRRLGASADYLLVVAAALYLWWFSQWRVTDDDEGVYLLAAQRVMHGELPYVHFAFPQLPGTPYLYGAAQAVLGSSMSAGRVLPWLMASLTLGVVFHVARKHAGRLAAVAALLLLVANPLCPLWLTPAKSLAPALFFAMAASAVTLHAKSTARLAAGGALLGACILCRATFLPLALPLAWFAANADIASSSRLRSAARFGSGLAFGCSPALLLAVLSPSRFWFDNVTFHGLYPGGERSWYYARSALSELFGLGTIGSPFSTQNSLLAALVVGCVIGYSNLPGVARRYLALGGVTALTAFIPVKPHAQYFVLVLPFLAVACAIALSRSSKPLLVGATLLCIPAAISFCMSYAALDSPRRPAKEDEVAKAIDALAAGASVSSSQPSYLVASRSPRVRAADSPFTRIVGSRVSAEERERYKLLTDAELLSAAEGEAPPEVFASGSLTSPLVYYGLRVDGWKHTKTVNGVLLWTRRSAARSTDVQR; this is translated from the coding sequence ATGAGCTTCCCCCCGGATGCACGGCGCACCCATCTCGTGGGGTGGCTGCGGCGCCTCGGCGCAAGCGCGGACTACCTGCTCGTGGTTGCGGCGGCGCTCTACCTTTGGTGGTTCAGCCAGTGGCGCGTGACCGACGATGATGAAGGCGTCTACCTGCTCGCGGCACAGCGCGTGATGCACGGCGAGCTGCCCTATGTTCACTTTGCGTTTCCCCAGCTACCTGGGACCCCGTACCTGTATGGCGCCGCTCAAGCGGTCCTCGGTAGCAGCATGAGCGCCGGCCGAGTGCTGCCCTGGCTGATGGCTTCGCTCACGCTAGGTGTCGTCTTCCACGTTGCCCGCAAGCACGCGGGACGACTCGCCGCAGTCGCCGCGCTGCTGCTTCTGGTTGCCAATCCACTTTGCCCGCTCTGGCTCACGCCTGCCAAATCGCTCGCTCCGGCGCTGTTCTTCGCGATGGCAGCGAGCGCGGTCACGCTGCACGCCAAGTCGACCGCACGCCTCGCGGCAGGCGGCGCGCTGCTCGGCGCGTGCATCTTGTGTCGCGCAACGTTCCTTCCGCTAGCCCTGCCCCTCGCTTGGTTCGCGGCAAACGCCGACATTGCTTCGAGCAGTCGGTTGCGAAGCGCTGCGCGCTTTGGGAGCGGCCTTGCCTTCGGCTGTTCTCCCGCATTGCTGCTCGCTGTGCTCTCACCGAGCAGGTTTTGGTTCGACAACGTGACCTTCCACGGCTTGTACCCAGGCGGTGAGCGTAGCTGGTACTACGCGCGCTCTGCGCTGTCGGAGCTCTTCGGTCTGGGCACCATCGGCAGTCCCTTCTCGACTCAGAACTCCTTGCTCGCCGCGCTCGTGGTGGGCTGCGTGATTGGCTACTCCAACCTGCCAGGCGTGGCGCGGCGCTACCTTGCGCTTGGCGGCGTCACGGCACTCACCGCGTTCATCCCCGTCAAGCCGCACGCTCAATACTTCGTACTCGTCTTGCCGTTTCTCGCTGTCGCTTGCGCGATCGCCCTCAGCCGGTCGAGCAAGCCGCTGCTTGTCGGGGCGACCCTACTCTGTATCCCTGCGGCAATATCATTCTGCATGAGCTACGCCGCGCTCGACTCGCCCCGTCGCCCAGCCAAAGAGGACGAAGTGGCTAAGGCGATAGACGCGCTCGCCGCTGGCGCGAGCGTCTCGAGCTCACAGCCAAGCTATCTCGTGGCATCCCGGAGCCCGCGGGTGCGGGCCGCCGACTCCCCCTTCACCCGCATCGTCGGTTCGCGCGTCTCTGCTGAAGAACGCGAGCGCTACAAGCTGCTCACCGACGCTGAACTCTTGAGTGCCGCAGAAGGTGAAGCGCCGCCCGAAGTGTTCGCTTCAGGCAGCCTCACGTCGCCGCTGGTCTACTACGGCCTACGCGTGGATGGCTGGAAGCACACCAAGACGGTGAACGGCGTCCTGCTTTGGACGCGCCGTTCAGCGGCCCGGAGCACTGACGTGCAGCGCTAG
- a CDS encoding winged helix-turn-helix transcriptional regulator, producing the protein MSDLRPLLLDLARKHGSINCTEISEKTNYTRQAVHRHLRALVESGELAVTGRARATRYYLPKSPPGAFRVDLADPDVAGTWSAVRDLLIPEEATQAAEELTRACFVELLSNAESHAAAASAELRCRSHPNLIRFEIRDTGLGLFTRIRERLKLPSDLDALFALSKGPLTTQPAAHFGRGLFLVAAACQRFELVANGLCWVQDNRRGDQLLSEAPGSVGTTARCELDPLTEAEWRDLQRSTLPGSSPLSATGHVKLFEHGARFVSRAEAQALLRGMETLRDVRLDFKGVDGVGLGFAQEIFSVWQRAHPEVRLQVLNANAVVRRVLSQAGATFE; encoded by the coding sequence ATGAGCGACTTGCGCCCTCTCCTGCTCGATCTCGCGCGGAAACACGGCTCTATTAACTGCACGGAAATTAGCGAAAAGACCAACTACACCCGGCAGGCTGTGCACCGTCACCTACGGGCGTTGGTAGAAAGTGGCGAGCTCGCCGTCACGGGTCGCGCCCGAGCGACGCGCTACTACTTACCGAAGTCGCCCCCCGGGGCTTTCCGCGTCGATCTGGCGGACCCCGATGTGGCAGGAACCTGGAGCGCGGTGCGTGATCTGCTGATCCCTGAGGAAGCAACCCAGGCGGCAGAAGAGCTCACGCGCGCCTGCTTTGTAGAGCTCCTGAGCAATGCTGAATCCCACGCCGCCGCGGCCTCCGCCGAGCTGCGCTGCCGCTCTCACCCCAACCTGATCCGCTTCGAGATTCGCGATACTGGCCTGGGGCTGTTTACGCGGATCCGCGAGCGCTTGAAGCTGCCGAGCGACTTGGACGCGCTGTTCGCGCTCTCCAAGGGCCCGCTCACGACTCAACCAGCGGCCCATTTCGGTCGCGGGCTGTTCCTGGTGGCTGCAGCGTGTCAGCGCTTCGAGTTGGTCGCGAACGGCCTGTGCTGGGTGCAAGACAACCGCCGCGGAGATCAGCTCTTGAGTGAGGCGCCTGGCAGCGTCGGTACGACGGCGCGCTGCGAGCTAGATCCACTTACTGAAGCGGAGTGGCGGGATCTTCAGCGTTCCACACTGCCAGGCAGTAGCCCACTCAGCGCGACCGGCCATGTGAAGCTGTTTGAGCACGGCGCGCGGTTCGTCTCGCGTGCGGAAGCACAGGCGCTGCTGCGCGGCATGGAGACGTTGCGAGACGTACGCCTCGACTTCAAGGGCGTCGATGGCGTCGGACTTGGATTCGCCCAGGAGATTTTTAGCGTTTGGCAGAGAGCGCATCCAGAGGTGCGTTTACAGGTGCTCAACGCGAATGCTGTAGTGCGCCGGGTGCTGTCTCAGGCAGGCGCCACCTTCGAGTAA
- the cysC gene encoding adenylyl-sulfate kinase, producing MADSNIKWHAASVSRELRSSLHRNQGAAVWLTGLSASGKSTLARALERRLVERGIFAYVLDGDNLRHGLNSDLGFSPEDRRENIRRVGEVTALFVDAGAIVISAFISPYRGDRDRARELMRPGEFLEVHVDAPVDVCEARDPKGLYAKARAGKLSDFTGISAPYEAPLHPELALRTDQLSVEQSVAALEALLGERQLLVSVSDD from the coding sequence ATGGCGGACTCAAACATCAAGTGGCACGCCGCGAGTGTCAGCCGGGAATTGCGCAGTAGCCTGCATCGCAACCAGGGGGCGGCGGTTTGGCTCACGGGGTTGTCCGCGTCGGGAAAGAGCACGCTGGCGAGGGCCCTGGAGCGCCGCCTTGTAGAGCGCGGCATCTTCGCGTACGTGCTCGACGGCGACAATCTCCGGCATGGTCTGAACAGCGACCTCGGCTTCTCCCCAGAGGATCGCCGCGAGAACATCCGGCGAGTTGGAGAGGTCACGGCACTGTTCGTGGACGCGGGCGCCATCGTGATCAGCGCCTTCATCTCGCCATATCGGGGGGACCGAGACCGCGCTCGGGAGCTGATGCGACCTGGTGAGTTCCTGGAGGTCCACGTGGATGCGCCCGTCGACGTCTGTGAGGCGCGAGATCCAAAAGGACTCTACGCCAAGGCGCGCGCTGGAAAGCTCAGCGACTTCACCGGGATCTCCGCTCCGTACGAGGCGCCGCTCCATCCAGAGCTGGCGTTGCGTACCGACCAGCTGAGTGTGGAGCAGAGCGTGGCTGCACTCGAGGCACTCTTGGGCGAGCGCCAGCTGCTGGTTTCGGTGAGCGACGACTGA
- the groL gene encoding chaperonin GroEL (60 kDa chaperone family; promotes refolding of misfolded polypeptides especially under stressful conditions; forms two stacked rings of heptamers to form a barrel-shaped 14mer; ends can be capped by GroES; misfolded proteins enter the barrel where they are refolded when GroES binds): MGSKQILFRAQARREVLAGVDALANAVKVTLGPRGRNVALEKSWGAPHITKDGVSVAKEIELDAKFQNLGAQLVREVASRTNDNTGDGTTTATVLAQSIFQQGLKYLEAGASAMDLKRGIDAGVTAMVEHIKGQSKKAKGTEEVAHIATVSANGDETVGKMLAEAFDKVSKNGVVTVEEAKGLETEIDVVEGMQFDRGYLSPYFVTNQQHLTCEYDDCYILVHEKKLTSLADLVHVAEAVKDAGASLLIIAEDVEGEALATLVVNKLRGVLRIVAVKAPGFGDRRKEMLKDIAVLTGGTAFMEDLGRTLEGVTLKDLGRAKRVEISKDETTIVGGAGKKADINGRIALLQRQIEETSSDYDREKLQERLAKLAGGVAVLKVGAPTEPEMKERKDRVEDALAATRAALEEGYVAGGGVALLRATEALKSLKLAGDQELGLRLLERAASAPLRQIAHNAGVESEVVLAKVAAGKGGFGYNARTESYEDLTKSGIIDPTKVVRSALENAASVAGLLLTTEALVVDKPAPAAPGGGGMDPMGGMGGMGGMGGMGGMGGMGGMGGFPMD, translated from the coding sequence ATGGGAAGCAAGCAGATCCTGTTCCGCGCGCAGGCGCGCCGCGAAGTGCTCGCTGGCGTCGACGCGCTGGCCAACGCCGTGAAGGTGACCCTCGGACCGCGTGGACGGAACGTCGCGTTGGAGAAGAGCTGGGGCGCCCCGCACATCACGAAGGATGGCGTGAGCGTAGCCAAGGAGATCGAGCTGGACGCCAAGTTCCAGAACCTCGGCGCACAGCTGGTGCGCGAGGTCGCGTCTCGCACGAATGACAACACTGGGGACGGCACCACCACGGCGACCGTGTTGGCTCAGTCGATCTTCCAGCAGGGCCTCAAGTACCTCGAGGCCGGCGCCAGCGCGATGGATCTGAAGCGCGGCATCGACGCGGGCGTCACCGCCATGGTCGAGCACATCAAGGGTCAGTCCAAGAAGGCGAAGGGTACGGAAGAGGTCGCCCACATCGCGACGGTCAGCGCCAACGGCGACGAGACCGTGGGCAAGATGCTCGCCGAGGCCTTCGACAAGGTCAGCAAGAACGGCGTGGTCACCGTCGAAGAGGCCAAGGGCCTCGAGACCGAGATCGACGTCGTGGAAGGCATGCAGTTCGACCGCGGCTACCTCTCGCCGTACTTCGTGACGAACCAGCAGCACCTGACCTGCGAGTACGATGACTGCTACATCCTCGTGCACGAGAAGAAGCTGACGAGCCTGGCGGACTTGGTCCATGTGGCCGAAGCGGTGAAGGACGCTGGTGCGTCGCTGCTGATCATCGCCGAGGACGTCGAGGGCGAAGCGCTCGCGACCCTGGTGGTGAACAAGCTGCGTGGCGTGCTGCGCATCGTCGCCGTGAAGGCCCCCGGCTTCGGCGATCGCCGCAAGGAGATGCTGAAAGACATCGCGGTGCTGACCGGCGGAACCGCGTTCATGGAGGACCTCGGCCGCACGCTGGAAGGCGTGACGCTGAAGGATCTGGGCCGCGCCAAGCGCGTCGAGATCTCCAAGGACGAGACCACCATCGTGGGTGGCGCTGGCAAGAAGGCGGACATCAACGGCCGCATCGCGCTGCTTCAGCGCCAGATCGAGGAGACCTCCAGCGACTACGACCGTGAGAAGCTGCAAGAGCGCCTCGCAAAGCTGGCTGGCGGCGTGGCGGTGCTCAAGGTGGGCGCCCCGACCGAGCCCGAGATGAAGGAGCGTAAGGATCGCGTGGAGGACGCGCTCGCCGCGACCCGCGCGGCCCTGGAAGAGGGCTACGTCGCTGGCGGGGGCGTCGCGTTGTTGCGCGCCACCGAGGCGTTGAAGAGCCTCAAGCTTGCAGGCGACCAAGAGCTCGGCCTGCGCCTGCTGGAGCGCGCCGCGAGTGCACCCCTGCGGCAAATCGCTCACAACGCTGGCGTCGAGTCCGAGGTGGTGTTGGCGAAGGTCGCGGCCGGGAAGGGTGGCTTCGGCTACAACGCCCGCACCGAGTCCTACGAGGACCTCACCAAGAGCGGCATCATCGACCCCACGAAGGTCGTGCGTAGCGCCCTGGAGAACGCGGCAAGCGTCGCCGGACTGCTGCTCACCACCGAGGCGTTGGTGGTCGACAAGCCCGCGCCCGCCGCACCCGGCGGTGGCGGCATGGATCCCATGGGCGGCATGGGTGGAATGGGCGGCATGGGTGGAATGGGCGGCATGGGTGGAATGGGCGGCATGGGCGGATTCCCCATGGATTGA